A genome region from Triticum aestivum cultivar Chinese Spring chromosome 2B, IWGSC CS RefSeq v2.1, whole genome shotgun sequence includes the following:
- the LOC123039778 gene encoding late blight resistance protein R1-A-like: MSLSAFGIISAINECVNLFQSAKSAISSLRSRWSGSQEQSLQDHVLQLQSDLQRLCDTLPAMYDLINGAEWRSHKRCVAMLLPSLKDVVCEAEDLIDEFRWYEMKVQAEGNATRSPFTDFLDKVIHGNFNKLNDVQLRLVHLSSQLEKMGLPGVTPHFDKLIRPETTSLPSETKIFGRDKELEHVLGFLNVSTNSKRKRATSSTIASTSNQVSDESIILNLPVLPIVGIGGVGKTTLAQLICSHQGVKSHFEMIIWIFVSDDFDVKRLTKEVIESCLGNLATTDNLDSLQRALSERVKNKRLLIVLDDMWGDALKENGQCWKRFCAPFRSIQEGSAMLVTTRCPNVAEGVRTMEPIILEGLDDGVFWNFFKSCAFGSDGGNNDPELECIGRRILPKLKGSPLGAKTLGRMLSTDLQASHWNYILESELWELKQKETDILPALRLSYMYLPFYLKQCFAFCAVYPKDYIFQKERLAEIWVAEGFVEPQGRVKIQDIGCQYFEDLLARSFFQKLSYRIVLATGSIFVTLKSLKILLYARKCKLESLPSDFGKLIKLLKFESNGLTYCAGGHMHLNSKDGQEQGFRLIKNLNQFRGNLVISNVGMLSKDHAAEVELKNKKYLDNLKLNMWDMQATQYALGFHKFNSHDKEIKEVLEVLEPPIKLKSLSLDNYDGVSLPSWFQPQNLPALKSLTFAVCVRLESISCPLISHSVNLNETHAAGIFMSLTNVTIDGCESISSLEHFLHPDCVPAIKTIRIEDCKMLASVATEKFGDFHSLEELDMLRCPKICPQRLVSSSLKKLNLRGSGLFCSIECCALTYFYLECEFVISIQLQMWSLPALQIFHIECKSLASIGGSTNLSISAGAGSIGTFSSLVVLSIQSCHNLSTLDDFLTQEYLPAIVKIEILCCMELLSLPGENFGSFPHLKHLVVNKCPRLTWQRGLVLPSSLQRLVLTSCGDVSPHVPSCLDNLTSLVSLSIGGLSITSIPGDIWHNNLASLKELVIEDCPYLLSFGGAKAVAKMKKVLIRNCPKLKGVEKIWCRGRLRYLC, encoded by the exons ATGAGCTTATCTGCTTTTGGGATCATTAGTGCCATCAACGAATGTGTCAATTTGTTCCAGTCAGCAAAATCTGCGATTTCATCTCTGCGCTCCCGATGGAGTGGCTCACAGGAGCAAAGTCTCCAGGATCATGTATTGCAATTACAGAGTGACCTACAACGTCTCTGTGACACCCTTCCTGCAATGTACGACCTCATTAATGGAGCAGAGTGGAGAAGCCACAAACGTTGTGTGGCCATGCTCCTTCCTAGCCTCAAGGATGTCGTGTGTGAGGCTGAAGACCTTATTGATGAGTTTAGATGGTACGAGATGAAGGTGCAAGCGGAGGGCAATGCAACCCGATCTCCTTTCACCGACTTCCTTGATAAGGTCATTCATGGCAACTTCAACAAACTGAATGATGTCCAATTAAGATTGGTTCATCTTTCGAGTCAGCTAGAGAAGATGGGGCTTCCTGGAGTTACACCACACTTTGACAAATTGATCAGACCGGAGACCACCTCTTTGCCAAGTGAAACAAAAATATTTGGACGTGACAAGGAGCTGGAGCATGTATTGGGATTTCTCAATGTATCTACAAATTCAAAACGCAAGAGAGCAACTAGTTCAACCATTGCATCAACAAGCAACCAAGTTAGTGATGAATCGATAATATTGAATCTTCCTGTTTTGCCAATAGTTGGAATTGGTGGTGTTGGAAAGACTACTCTGGCCCAACTAATTTGCAGCCATCAAGGAGTGAAGTCTCACTTTGAGATGATAATTTGGATTTTCGTCTCAGATGACTTTGATGTGAAGAGGTTAACTAAAGAGGTCATAGAATCATGTCTTGGAAATCTGGCAACAACTGATAATTTGGATTCTCTTCAACGTGCTCTCTCTGAGCGTGTGAAAAATAAAAGATTATTGATAGTCCTTGATGACATGTGGGGTGATGCATTAAAGGAAAATGGGCAGTGTTGGAAGAGATTTTGTGCACCTTTTAGAAGTATCCAAGAGGGAAGTGCGATGTTGGTTACCACTAGATGTCCAAATGTCGCCGAGGGGGTGCGGACAATGGAGCCCATCATATTAGAAGGTCTAGACGACGGCGTCTTCTGGAATTTCTTCAAGTCATGTGCGTTTGGATCCGATGGTGGTAACAATGATCCTGAGTTAGAGTGCATTGGTAGAAGAATACTTCCTAAGTTGAAGGGTTCTCCTTTGGGCGCCAAAACACTGGGGCGCATGTTAAGCACGGACCTTCAAGCATCACATTGGAATTATATACTTGAAAGTGAACTGTGGGAGTTGAAACAAAAGGAGACTGACATTTTGCCCGCCCTTCGATTGAGCTACATGTATTTACCATTCTATTTGAAGCAGTGCTTCGCATTTTGTGCTGTGTACCCCAAAGATTACATCTTTCAAAAGGAACGCTTAGCTGAAATCTGGGTAGCAGAAGGCTTTGTGGAACCTCAAGGTCGTGTTAAAATTCAAGATATTGGCTGCCAGTATTTTGAAGACCTTCTAGCACGGTCCTTCTTTCAAAAG TTGAGTTATCGGATAGTATTGGCAACTGGAAGCATCTTCGTTACCTTGAAATCTCTGAAGATTC TTTTATATGCCAGGAAATGCAAACTAGAAAGCTTGCCCAGTGACTTTGGTAAGTTGATCAAGTTGCTGAAATTTGAGTCAAACGGATTAACATATTGTGCCGGGGGCCACATGCATTTGAATTCAAAAGATGGGCAGGAACAAGGATTTAGGTTAATAAAGAATTTGAACCAATTCCGGGGAAACTTGGTGATATCTAATGTTGGAATGCTAAGTAAGGATCATGCGGCTGAAGTTGAACTGAAAAATAAGAAATATCTTGACAACTTGAAGTTGAATATGTGGGATATGCAGGCTACACAGTATGCTTTAGGCTTCCATAAGTTTAACAGCCATGACAAGGAGATAAAAGAGGTGCTTGAAGTTTTGGAGCCTCCTATCAAACTCAAGTCTCTGTCCCTCGATAATTATGACGGTGTATCACTCCCAAGCTGGTTTCAACCACAAAACTTGCCAGCCTTAAAATCACTTACTTTTGCTGTTTGTGTTCGACTTGAGAGCATATCATGTCCCTTGATCTCACATAGTGTTAACTTAAATGAGACACATGCAGCTGGTATTTTCATGTCTTTGACAAACGTAACCATTGATGGGTGTGAAAGTATCTCAAGCCTCGAACATTTTCTGCATCCAGATTGTGTACCGGCCATCAAGACAATAAGAATTGAAGATTGCAAGATGTTAGCATCAGTAGCAACTGAAAAGTTTGGGGATTTTCATTCTCTTGAAGAACTGGACATGCTCCGTTGTCCAAAAATCTGCCCCCAAAGATTGGTTTCGTCTTCCCTTAAGAAGCTCAATTTGCGTGGTTCTGGTCTCTTTTGCAGTATTGAATGCTGCGCCCTCACGTACTTTTATTTAGAATGTGAGTTTGTCATATCTATCCAACTGCAAATGTGGAGTCTTCCAGCTCTACAGATATTCCATATCGAGTGCAAATCCCTTGCATCTATTGGAGGCTCCACAAACCTTTCCATTTCGGCAGGGGCTGGCAGCATTGGAACATTCTCATCCCTAGTTGTCCTATCAATTCAGAGTTGTCACAACTTGTCAACCCTTGATGACTTCCTAACACAAGAATATTTACCTGCGATTGTGAAAATTGAGATATTGTGTTGTATGGAGTTATTGTCCCTGCCAGGTGAAAATTTTGGTAGTtttcctcatttgaaacatctagTAGTTAATAAGTGCCCAAGACTCACCTGGCAAAGGGGGTTGGTCTTGCCATCATCTCTCCAAAGGCTCGTCTTAACGAGCTGTGGGGATGTATCTCCACATGTTCCTAGCTGCCTCGATAACCTCACA